The following proteins come from a genomic window of Lycium ferocissimum isolate CSIRO_LF1 chromosome 4, AGI_CSIRO_Lferr_CH_V1, whole genome shotgun sequence:
- the LOC132053111 gene encoding uncharacterized protein LOC132053111: MACQLLSISSCCLSQLCVGLRRIRPVTRQYTFSYSQIIHTSIHQCLFSGDRRRRRFSLLNAQSDGDYGSEQLIEDLRVPQQWLEPSKALEESEWLRSALNKWLDDEYCPEETNIEISKVAASSFYRSLLENKTDIGEILLKMAGDLESISYQESFHGAFSSANAAVSLIIQRLEQN; encoded by the exons ATGGCGTGCCAATTACTCTCAATCTCAAGTTGTTGCCTGTCACAACTTTGTGTTGGTCTCCGAAGAATCAGACCAGTTACACGTCAATATACTTTTAGTTATAgtcaaatcatacacacatccATTCATCAATGTCTTTTTTCTGGagatagaagaagaagaagattctCACTTTTAAATGCTCAAAGCGATGGAGACTACGGCTCCGAGCAGTTAATTGAAGATCTTAGGGTTCCTCAACAATGGCTTGAGCCTTCTAAAGCCTTGGAG GAATCTGAATGGTTGAGAAGTGCTCTTAACAAGTGGTTGGATGATGAATATTGTCCAGAGGAAACAAATATTGAGATTAGCAAAGTTGCTGCAAGTTCATTCTACAGATCATTGTTGGAGAATAAAACTGACATAGGTGAGATACTGTTAAAGATGGCTGGAGATTTGGAATCCATATCCTATCAAGAAAGCTTTCATGGAGCATTCTCATCAGCAAATGCAGCAGTGAGTCTCATAATCCAACGGCTTGAACAAAACTAA